The Candidatus Koribacter versatilis Ellin345 genome has a segment encoding these proteins:
- a CDS encoding acyl-CoA desaturase, giving the protein MDRSYRTKKDLSFNWITVIAMGIFHLGAVAALFFFSWKGLFLALALWWVAGSWGIGMGYHRLLTHRGYKAPKWLEYFLTTCATLALEGGPIFWVATHRVHHQLTDKEGDPHSPRDGKWWSHMGWIILGKTLHQNTKELSPYVPDLRKDGFHNWISKWHWVPITVLGLIILAVGGWKMVLWGIFLRTTIGLHCTWLVNSATHIWGSQRFVTDDDSTNNFVIAILTFGEGWHNNHHAHPQSARHGLAWYELDFNWMQIWALSKLGILRDVKMPRLDKRPAIVAVPAAAAEAVAAGD; this is encoded by the coding sequence ATGGACCGCTCTTATCGCACCAAGAAAGACCTCTCCTTTAACTGGATCACCGTCATCGCCATGGGCATTTTTCACCTCGGCGCGGTGGCTGCACTATTCTTCTTCAGCTGGAAGGGTCTCTTCCTTGCGCTCGCGTTATGGTGGGTTGCCGGAAGTTGGGGCATTGGCATGGGCTACCATCGCTTGCTCACGCATCGCGGCTACAAGGCTCCCAAGTGGCTCGAATATTTCCTGACCACCTGCGCCACGCTCGCTCTTGAAGGTGGTCCGATCTTCTGGGTGGCCACGCACCGCGTCCATCATCAGCTCACCGACAAAGAAGGCGATCCGCACTCCCCACGTGACGGCAAGTGGTGGTCGCACATGGGCTGGATCATCCTCGGTAAAACGCTCCACCAGAACACCAAGGAGCTCTCGCCCTACGTTCCCGATCTTCGCAAAGACGGCTTCCACAACTGGATCAGCAAGTGGCACTGGGTTCCAATCACCGTTCTCGGCTTGATCATCCTCGCCGTCGGCGGCTGGAAGATGGTTCTCTGGGGAATTTTCCTTCGCACCACGATTGGCCTCCACTGCACCTGGCTGGTGAATTCGGCCACCCACATCTGGGGCTCGCAGCGCTTCGTTACCGACGACGATTCCACGAACAACTTCGTCATCGCCATCCTGACCTTCGGTGAAGGCTGGCACAATAACCACCACGCCCATCCGCAGTCGGCGCGCCACGGCCTAGCCTGGTACGAACTCGACTTCAACTGGATGCAGATCTGGGCGCTCAGCAAACTCGGCATCCTCCGCGATGTCAAAATGCCGCGCCTCGACAAGCGCCCCGCCATCGTCGCGGTCCCCGCAGCTGCTGCCGAAGCCGTCGCTGCCGGCGACTAA
- the recJ gene encoding single-stranded-DNA-specific exonuclease RecJ, whose amino-acid sequence MRWTQRPFDFSVASRLSAEANISPLVAVLLAARGIKYSDEAWMFLNPSLDALHSPYEMLGMDAAVERLMAAIAKKEQVLIYGDYDVDGTTATVILKTAIEICGGRAEFHVPHRLLEGYGMRDEVIEKAAADGIRLIISVDTGIRAFAAAETASRLGLDLIVTDHHLPGADGVPKALAVLNPNQTGCDYPCKHLCGAGVAFKVAQALLEKSDRARLIPSFLKMAAIATIADAVPLTGENRVFVSLGLEGLRKPVNAGLKELLALCRIDGRTLSTQDVAFRIAPRLNAAGRMDVARDVVELFTTRDAKHAKDVAQHLNKLNGDRQEEEARIMAAIEKQLADDASFKDRYSFVLDGAEWHRGVIGICASRVVDRVHRPALVIARHEGEAHGSGRSIPSFHLLNALESCADLFSRYGGHAHAVGFALPEDRLPQLREKLEAYARQHLKPADFVPEMVYDTELPLSDVSEKLYLMLQKLEPFGMSNPQPVFVSRGARLAGPARTLKEKHVKMRLAPQSNGGFQRSFEALAWRKNEKLQAEPPLNMGDLLDVAFTIDHNDHPDFGGLQLILCDWAKPAASASSAR is encoded by the coding sequence GTGCGCTGGACCCAACGCCCCTTCGACTTCTCCGTCGCCAGCCGTCTCTCGGCTGAGGCCAATATCTCACCCCTGGTTGCCGTGCTGCTGGCCGCACGCGGCATCAAATATTCCGACGAAGCCTGGATGTTTCTCAATCCTTCGCTCGATGCCTTGCACTCGCCCTACGAAATGCTCGGTATGGACGCCGCCGTCGAGCGCCTCATGGCCGCGATCGCGAAGAAGGAACAAGTCCTCATTTACGGCGACTACGACGTCGACGGCACTACCGCCACCGTCATCCTGAAAACCGCCATCGAGATCTGCGGCGGACGCGCGGAATTTCACGTCCCGCACCGTCTCCTCGAAGGCTACGGCATGCGCGACGAGGTCATCGAGAAAGCCGCAGCCGATGGCATCCGCCTCATCATCAGCGTGGACACCGGCATTCGCGCCTTCGCCGCTGCGGAAACCGCGAGCCGCCTCGGCCTCGATTTGATCGTTACCGATCACCACCTTCCCGGTGCGGACGGCGTGCCCAAAGCTCTCGCCGTACTCAACCCGAATCAAACCGGCTGCGACTATCCGTGCAAACATCTCTGTGGCGCCGGCGTCGCGTTCAAAGTCGCGCAAGCTCTCCTCGAAAAATCCGATCGCGCTCGCTTGATTCCGTCATTCTTGAAGATGGCCGCCATCGCCACGATCGCTGACGCCGTACCCCTCACTGGCGAGAACCGCGTCTTCGTCAGTCTCGGACTTGAAGGCTTGCGTAAGCCCGTCAACGCCGGTTTGAAAGAGCTGCTTGCACTCTGTCGCATTGACGGCCGCACCCTTTCCACTCAGGACGTCGCCTTCCGTATCGCCCCGCGACTCAACGCCGCCGGCCGCATGGATGTTGCCCGCGACGTTGTCGAACTCTTTACTACCAGGGACGCGAAACACGCGAAGGACGTCGCACAGCACCTCAACAAGCTCAATGGCGATCGCCAGGAAGAAGAAGCCCGCATCATGGCCGCCATCGAGAAGCAGCTAGCTGACGACGCTTCATTCAAGGACCGATACTCATTTGTGCTCGATGGCGCGGAGTGGCATCGCGGCGTCATCGGTATCTGCGCCAGCCGTGTAGTCGATCGCGTGCATCGTCCCGCGCTGGTCATCGCGCGTCACGAAGGCGAAGCCCACGGCTCCGGCCGCTCTATCCCGTCATTCCATTTGCTCAACGCGCTGGAATCGTGTGCCGACCTTTTCTCGCGTTACGGCGGTCACGCTCACGCCGTCGGCTTTGCGCTGCCGGAAGACAGGCTTCCACAACTCCGCGAGAAACTTGAAGCCTACGCGCGCCAACATCTCAAGCCCGCGGACTTCGTCCCCGAGATGGTTTACGACACCGAACTGCCACTCAGTGACGTCAGCGAGAAGCTCTACCTCATGCTGCAGAAGCTGGAGCCGTTTGGGATGAGCAACCCGCAACCGGTTTTCGTCAGCCGCGGCGCGCGCCTCGCTGGCCCTGCAAGGACGCTTAAAGAGAAGCACGTGAAAATGCGCCTCGCCCCACAATCCAACGGCGGCTTCCAGCGTTCCTTCGAAGCCCTCGCCTGGCGCAAAAACGAGAAGCTGCAAGCCGAGCCACCGCTAAACATGGGCGATCTTTTAGACGTCGCGTTCACCATCGACCACAACGATCATCCCGACTTCGGTGGCCTGCAATTGATTTTGTGCGATTGGGCGAAACCCGCTGCCAGCGCCTCTTCCGCGCGATAG
- a CDS encoding DUF507 family protein: MILSKEYVGYLARHVVERLIKADVIATKAQPAVAQKVETAMLDELGMEDRINEEVRMILETYSDEMRKSGANYQEMFKKVKNELARKYKAVL; this comes from the coding sequence ATGATTCTTTCCAAAGAGTACGTGGGCTATCTCGCCCGCCATGTTGTTGAACGCCTCATCAAAGCCGACGTGATCGCCACGAAGGCCCAGCCTGCTGTCGCGCAAAAAGTTGAAACCGCCATGCTCGATGAACTGGGTATGGAGGACCGCATTAACGAAGAAGTGCGCATGATTCTGGAGACGTACTCGGACGAGATGCGGAAGTCGGGCGCGAATTACCAGGAAATGTTCAAGAAGGTAAAGAACGAGCTCGCGCGCAAGTACAAGGCGGTGCTATGA
- a CDS encoding DUF507 family protein: MRPGPNPQQEIGSKTRLSREKVNKLAHTVADMLASLDEVDFLEDRNTVRLESRKAIEDLLAEEMKIDQAARQKIESQRRIIMEGSQEWDILYRKYYNEEVKKLGI, from the coding sequence ATGAGACCTGGACCGAATCCTCAACAGGAGATCGGCAGCAAGACCCGCCTCTCGCGCGAGAAGGTCAATAAGCTCGCCCACACCGTTGCCGATATGCTGGCCTCGCTCGACGAGGTGGATTTCCTCGAAGACCGAAATACCGTCCGCCTCGAATCGCGTAAAGCGATCGAGGACTTGCTCGCCGAAGAGATGAAGATTGACCAGGCCGCGCGGCAGAAGATCGAAAGCCAGCGGCGCATCATCATGGAAGGTTCGCAGGAGTGGGACATCCTGTATCGGAAGTATTACAACGAGGAAGTGAAGAAGCTGGGAATTTAA
- a CDS encoding PilZ domain-containing protein, with protein sequence MVRKRKTLRFRCHGAAELSDGGNRKLWGRLGDICAAGFYVSTVGPWPINTEVEFRLQVDNTVVRGKGVVASTNPGVGMTVIIREITQEHAIAFEKLMEGMTESANSPITANWRV encoded by the coding sequence ATGGTTCGCAAGCGCAAAACCTTGAGATTTCGCTGTCATGGAGCGGCTGAACTGAGCGATGGCGGCAACCGCAAATTGTGGGGGCGTCTCGGCGATATTTGCGCGGCAGGATTTTATGTTTCGACGGTGGGGCCGTGGCCGATCAACACAGAGGTCGAATTTCGACTTCAGGTGGATAACACCGTGGTACGTGGAAAAGGTGTGGTGGCGAGCACAAATCCTGGGGTGGGAATGACTGTGATCATTCGTGAGATCACGCAGGAGCATGCGATCGCTTTCGAGAAGTTGATGGAAGGCATGACGGAGAGTGCGAATTCGCCGATTACCGCCAACTGGCGAGTTTAG
- a CDS encoding CDP-alcohol phosphatidyltransferase family protein translates to MEIASTPAEIFRMKEAGRGFRNAVRINNGLLGAVEKRLLIWTANRMPAGVNSDHLTVLGLLGMIAAGVCYAGSAGRPWMLLAVNVCLAVNWFGDSLDGTLARVRNRQRPRYGFYVDHIVDVFGALALLTGMALSGRMSPMIAGGVLVAFLFLSIETYLATYTLGEFHLNFGLFGPTELRILLVIGNLFLIHYRMGRAFGRPMLVLDIGGICAMAGMTAMMLWAVAVHTAKLYNEERLG, encoded by the coding sequence ATGGAGATTGCATCCACTCCGGCGGAGATTTTTCGGATGAAAGAAGCGGGACGGGGTTTCCGGAACGCGGTACGCATTAACAACGGGCTGCTCGGCGCAGTCGAGAAACGGCTGCTCATCTGGACGGCGAATCGCATGCCGGCCGGGGTCAACTCCGATCACTTAACGGTGCTCGGACTTCTCGGGATGATCGCTGCCGGAGTTTGCTACGCCGGATCGGCTGGGCGTCCGTGGATGCTCTTGGCGGTGAACGTTTGCCTGGCGGTGAATTGGTTTGGCGACAGCCTCGATGGAACTCTGGCTCGGGTGCGAAACCGACAGCGGCCGCGGTATGGCTTCTACGTGGACCATATCGTGGATGTCTTTGGCGCGCTGGCGCTGCTCACGGGCATGGCGCTTTCGGGCAGGATGAGCCCGATGATTGCCGGCGGGGTGCTCGTCGCGTTCCTGTTCCTTTCGATTGAGACCTATCTCGCGACATACACGCTCGGCGAATTCCATCTGAACTTTGGGCTGTTCGGGCCGACGGAGCTGCGCATTCTGCTGGTGATCGGGAACCTGTTCCTGATCCACTACCGCATGGGGCGTGCGTTTGGGCGTCCGATGCTGGTGCTGGATATCGGCGGGATCTGCGCGATGGCTGGCATGACCGCAATGATGCTGTGGGCGGTGGCAGTCCACACGGCGAAGCTCTACAACGAGGAGCGGCTGGGATGA
- a CDS encoding GtrA family protein has protein sequence MSGFGRWWRFNLVGAGGVLVQLGLLQAWMHFALGNYLLGTVLAVEGAVLHNFGWHCAYTWKDRPARQRAEIWGRLARFHLSNGAVSVAGNLLIMRALVDGMGVPVLVANVVAIVSCSVVNFFLGDRWVFQATTRSG, from the coding sequence ATGAGCGGCTTCGGGCGCTGGTGGAGGTTCAATCTTGTTGGAGCGGGCGGCGTGCTGGTGCAGCTTGGGCTGCTGCAGGCGTGGATGCACTTCGCGCTCGGCAATTACCTGCTGGGGACGGTGCTGGCTGTGGAAGGCGCGGTGCTGCACAACTTCGGGTGGCACTGCGCGTACACGTGGAAGGACCGGCCTGCGAGGCAAAGGGCTGAGATTTGGGGGCGGTTGGCGCGATTTCACCTGTCGAATGGTGCTGTGTCGGTGGCGGGGAACCTTCTGATCATGCGCGCTCTTGTCGACGGGATGGGAGTGCCGGTTCTGGTGGCGAATGTAGTCGCGATTGTCTCGTGTTCGGTGGTGAATTTCTTTCTTGGCGATCGGTGGGTGTTTCAGGCGACGACCCGCAGCGGCTAA
- a CDS encoding M48 family metallopeptidase, producing MRLRWVLLLAFLMCVLMATRSKAQGSDSPKQDLVTTTVTHYTLPPDKLEKAHALYTVRTTMHFGETIYGIVLLVLILRFGINGKFRDLAERMSGNRFLQACIFVPLLTIVLDGLGLPFGIYSHSLSLKYGLSVQKWGSWFWDWTKGELIGIVVGALLVAVLYWLIRVSPARWWFYAWLLCLPFLVLVIWAVPVVLDPLFNKFEPLAKDHQDLVEATQKVAKAAGVEITPDRMFLMKASEKVTTANAYVTGLGSTKRVVIWDTTPRQMTTPQTTFVIAHEMGHYVLNHIYKGLAFAAVLMFFGFYIVYRTMNWFVARWGASTDIRAVWDWASLPALMLVASLIGFATEPIASTFSRTQIEHKADEYGLKITSQITPDYRQVAAQGFQSLGEHSLSYPYPSRLMVVWLYDHPDVSSRVDYALQYEPGKE from the coding sequence ATGCGTTTACGCTGGGTCCTGCTATTGGCATTCCTGATGTGTGTTCTGATGGCCACGCGCAGCAAAGCGCAGGGCAGCGATTCGCCGAAGCAGGACCTGGTCACCACCACCGTCACCCATTACACGCTGCCTCCGGACAAACTGGAGAAGGCGCACGCACTTTATACCGTTCGCACCACGATGCATTTCGGCGAAACGATCTATGGGATCGTGCTGTTGGTGCTCATCCTGCGCTTCGGAATTAACGGGAAGTTTCGCGATCTTGCCGAGCGCATGAGCGGCAATCGCTTCCTGCAAGCCTGCATATTCGTTCCTCTGCTGACGATCGTGCTCGATGGATTGGGTCTCCCGTTCGGAATTTATAGCCACAGTCTTTCGCTGAAGTATGGGCTCTCTGTACAGAAATGGGGTTCGTGGTTCTGGGATTGGACCAAAGGTGAGTTGATCGGCATCGTGGTCGGAGCTCTGCTAGTAGCGGTGCTCTATTGGCTTATCCGTGTGAGCCCCGCGCGCTGGTGGTTCTACGCTTGGCTGCTCTGCCTGCCGTTTCTTGTACTGGTGATCTGGGCTGTCCCCGTGGTGCTCGATCCGCTCTTCAACAAGTTCGAGCCGCTTGCGAAAGACCACCAGGATTTGGTGGAGGCGACGCAGAAAGTAGCAAAAGCTGCCGGTGTGGAGATTACGCCGGACCGCATGTTCCTGATGAAGGCCAGCGAGAAAGTGACGACCGCCAATGCGTATGTCACCGGCTTGGGCAGCACGAAGCGGGTGGTGATCTGGGATACGACGCCAAGACAGATGACGACGCCGCAGACGACGTTCGTGATTGCGCACGAGATGGGACATTACGTCCTGAACCACATTTACAAGGGACTGGCATTCGCGGCGGTGCTGATGTTTTTTGGCTTTTACATTGTGTACCGGACGATGAATTGGTTCGTGGCACGATGGGGCGCATCAACAGACATTCGCGCCGTATGGGATTGGGCTTCCCTTCCCGCACTGATGCTGGTGGCATCGCTGATCGGGTTTGCGACGGAGCCGATCGCGAGCACGTTTAGCCGCACGCAGATCGAGCACAAGGCGGACGAGTACGGATTGAAAATCACCAGCCAGATTACGCCTGATTACCGACAGGTTGCGGCGCAGGGGTTCCAGTCTCTCGGAGAACATTCACTCTCGTATCCTTACCCGAGCCGGTTGATGGTGGTATGGCTGTATGACCATCCGGACGTCAGCTCGCGCGTTGATTATGCGCTGCAGTACGAACCTGGCAAGGAATAG
- a CDS encoding multicopper oxidase family protein — MREPADLRSVNGVLDANLTIRNSKEPDGSLRYCYFDGKGNEAPTLRVSPGDRVVLHLKNELVDLEGTPSAHAAHAREAVTKSKDPCSSAIMSPIATNLHFHGLTIPPKCHQDEVLHTSIQPGDPPFTYEFQIPADESPGMYWYHPHIHGFAKTELLGGASGAIIVEGTERADKAVAGLAERVFVVRDQDLLYPDAPPSKKESAVPALLLDSDGDTVNTGTGGGRPAKDLSINFVPVPYPEYEPAVIEMKPGEKQLWRVLNASGLTYLNLTLLRDGSAQEVGLISLDGVPMNTNGGPADFVYWTTRLGVPPGSRVEFIVSGPAAGTTEMLVTRTVDTGPGGENDPNRALAVLKPVANASESRVKLDAKPQPLPRSNKQWLGDVAPVRVRKLYFSEKLQDPNNPASADEFYLTPEGETAQMFDMNAKTPNIVVKQGTVEDWIIENRSNEVHAFHIHQLHFLLMESGGGPVDEPYLRDTINVPYHQGNLPDFPAIRVRMDFRDPNIVGTFLYHCHLLDHEDKGMMGSIEVLPADSPRQASKNGLCTGTESDPCSNFNTPPPTK, encoded by the coding sequence GTGCGTGAACCTGCGGACTTACGCAGCGTAAATGGTGTACTCGACGCCAACCTCACAATTCGTAACTCAAAAGAGCCCGACGGTTCGCTGCGTTATTGCTACTTTGATGGCAAGGGGAACGAAGCGCCCACCCTGCGCGTAAGTCCCGGCGATCGCGTCGTGCTCCATCTGAAGAACGAACTGGTGGATCTTGAGGGGACGCCTTCTGCGCACGCTGCGCATGCACGCGAAGCGGTGACTAAGTCGAAAGACCCATGCAGTAGCGCCATCATGAGCCCGATCGCGACGAACCTGCATTTTCACGGGCTGACGATTCCGCCGAAGTGCCATCAGGATGAGGTGTTGCACACTTCCATTCAGCCGGGCGACCCGCCATTCACCTACGAGTTTCAAATTCCGGCAGACGAATCCCCGGGGATGTATTGGTATCACCCGCACATTCACGGATTCGCGAAGACGGAACTTCTCGGTGGGGCTTCGGGAGCGATCATCGTCGAAGGCACGGAGCGCGCAGACAAAGCTGTCGCGGGATTAGCTGAGCGTGTGTTCGTGGTGCGCGACCAGGATTTGCTATATCCCGACGCACCTCCGTCGAAGAAAGAGTCGGCTGTTCCCGCGCTATTGCTTGATAGCGATGGCGACACCGTGAATACGGGCACAGGGGGCGGCAGACCGGCAAAGGACTTGTCGATTAATTTTGTGCCGGTGCCGTATCCGGAGTACGAACCGGCGGTGATCGAGATGAAACCGGGCGAGAAGCAGCTTTGGCGGGTGCTCAATGCTTCGGGCCTGACGTATCTCAACCTCACCTTGTTGCGCGATGGCTCCGCGCAGGAGGTGGGACTCATCTCTCTGGATGGCGTTCCGATGAACACGAACGGCGGTCCCGCAGACTTTGTGTATTGGACGACACGGCTCGGTGTGCCTCCGGGATCGCGAGTGGAATTTATCGTGAGCGGGCCTGCGGCGGGGACAACCGAGATGCTCGTCACCCGCACGGTGGATACTGGGCCGGGTGGCGAGAACGACCCCAATCGCGCGCTTGCGGTTCTAAAGCCGGTTGCAAATGCCTCCGAATCTCGGGTAAAGCTTGACGCAAAACCACAACCGCTGCCGAGATCGAATAAACAGTGGCTCGGCGACGTTGCGCCGGTTCGGGTTCGCAAACTTTACTTCTCGGAGAAACTACAGGATCCGAACAATCCCGCGAGTGCCGATGAGTTTTACCTGACGCCAGAGGGTGAGACGGCACAGATGTTCGACATGAACGCGAAGACGCCGAATATCGTAGTGAAACAGGGCACAGTGGAAGACTGGATCATCGAGAACCGATCCAACGAAGTGCACGCGTTCCACATTCACCAATTGCACTTCCTCTTAATGGAATCAGGCGGCGGTCCAGTGGACGAGCCGTACCTGCGAGACACCATTAATGTTCCGTACCACCAAGGCAATCTGCCCGACTTTCCCGCTATCCGCGTGCGCATGGATTTTCGCGATCCAAACATCGTTGGGACATTTCTGTACCACTGCCATCTGCTCGATCACGAAGACAAAGGCATGATGGGCAGCATCGAGGTTCTTCCGGCCGATTCGCCGCGGCAGGCTAGCAAGAACGGATTGTGCACCGGCACCGAGAGTGATCCGTGCAGCAACTTCAATACTCCTCCGCCGACGAAATAG